From Hymenobacter sediminicola:
CCGCCGCTGGTGCCACTGGCCTGTTGCTCCTACTACTAGCGCTAGGCCTGATGATACTGCTGTAAGAAGCCATGTAGGCAGAAATGTGCCGCCGCTACGGACAAAACAGCAAAATGTTGGGATAAGCAGAAAATAAATGGTTATGCAGAGAAGCCTTCTGGCCGCTCTACCGGTCTTGCATAGTACCTGACCCGCTTATTAGGCCTGCCCCACCTTTTGCTAGTGTAGTTTATGTTGCTTCAGTGCTTCCTTACGTTTATAGTGCTTTTGGTATGTGGCGGAGCCGTAGCGGCATTAGCCACCATCCTTACCTGGCAGGAACGGGCCCCATCGGCGGCTGTCCGCCGGCAGCGGCTAGTAGGCGTAGTGCCCGTCACCAGCTTCCTGCTGCTGGTGATGCTGGGTGCCATTTTCTCCGTCATGATGCTATGGTCGGGCCAGGGAGCTGATTTGCTGGCGACCCTGTAAGCTCATCCGAACAGATCATTGCAAATAGTTAGCGGACTGCATATGGCAGGCTGCCGGCCAGAGGCGTGCTGTTTTGCACGGCACCTATCTGGTATATTTGTGGTTCCTTTGGCTGCTTCTCCGGAAGCCTGCTGAACAAACCACCCTGCATGTCCGCTCCGAAAGCTCCGAAAACCCCTGCTACCCCCCGGCCACGCCGGCCTTGGTCGAACCGCCTGGCGCGGGCATTCTGGGCCCTTTTTGTGGTTGGCGTAGGTACTTTCCTGCTCTATCCCATCTTGGTCAGCATGAACTTTATGTTCCTCTTCGGCAAGTCGCCGAGCTTGGAGGAACTGGAGGACCCGAAGGTGGAGCAACCTTCCGAAATCTATACTGCCGATGGAGTGCTTATCGGTAAGTATTTCCGCGAAAACCGGGTGCCAGTGCCACTGAGCAAGATGTCGCCACTGCTCATCAAGGCGCTTATTGCTACCGAAGACATCCGTTTCTACGACCATTCCGGCATCGACCTGACGGCGCTGGCCCGTGCTGCTACCGGCGTCATCACCGGCAATAAGAGCGGCGGCGGCTCTACCATCACACAGCAGCTTGCCAAAAACCTGTATAACACCCGCCGCGGCGAAACGCGCGGTGGCCTGGGCTATATTCCGGTGGTAAGCACGCTGGTCAGTAAGACCAAGGAGTGGCTGACCGCTGTGGAGCTGGAGCGGCGTTACACCAAAGAGGAAATTCTGCGGATGTATTTCAACACCGTTGAATACGGCTCGAAGGCATACGGCGTCAAAGTAGCTGCCAAAACCTTCTACAGCACCTCGCCCGACAGCCTCACCGCCGACCAGGCGGCTATGCTGGTGGGTATGCTCAACAATCCCACGGCCTACAACCCCCGTTTCCATCCCGAAGCCGCCCTGAAGCGCCGCAACCTAGTGCTGACGCGTATGGGGCAGGCCGGATTTCTGCCCAAAGCCGAAGTAGCTGGCTTGCAGCAGCAGCCTATTGCCCTGAAGTACCAGGTAGAAAAGCATATTGATGGCCCGCCTACCTACTTCCGAGGTGCCGTAAGCCAGTTTGTGAATGCATGGTGCGAGAAAAACGGCTACGACATGTACCGTGACGGCCTGAAAATCTATACAACCATCGACTCACGGATGCAGCAGTATGCCGAGGAGTCGGTGCAGGACCGGATGCAACGGCTGCAAAAGCAGTTCGACAATTTCTGGCGCAATCGGGACTCCAATCCGTGGGTAGATGAGGATGGAAAGGAGATTCCCAACTTCATCGAAACCCAGATGAAGCGCACGGAGCAATACAAGGAACTAGCCGCCCGCTACAAAGGCCGTCCCGACCTGTTGGAAGCGGCTCTCAATGCCAAACATCCTACTAAGGTATTTACCTGGAAAGGCGACGGTGACACTACACTTCTGCTTTCCCCACTCGATTCGCTGGCGTACTACAAGCACTTCCTGCACGCCGGCATGATGACCATGGACCCCTTCACGGGCCACATCAAGGCCTGGGTTGGTGGCCTCAATTACCGTTTCTTCCAGTACGACCATGTGAAGCAGGGCCGCCGCCAGGCTGGTTCCACCTTCAAGCCCTTCGTTTACCTCACAGCTCTTGATAACGGCTATTCGCCCTGCGACCGAATCCGGGATGAGCGAGTGACCATCAAGTATGTGGAGAATGGCAAGAACATGGAGTGGAAGCCCGACAACGTGACCCGTGAGTACACCGGCAGCAACATGACGCTGCGGCACGCCATGGCTCGCTCGGTAAACTCCGTAACGGCTCAACTCACGGAGCGGGTAGGCTGGGAAAACGTGGCCAAGTATGCCCACAAAGTAGGCATCAAGAGCCCGCTGCTGTCGGTGCCCAGCATTGGGCTGGGCTCGGGCGGCGACGTGAGCGTGTACGAAATGGTGAATGCCTACAGCACGTTCGTGAATCAGGGGTTTCAGTCGGAGCCATTGATTGTAACGCGCATCGAGGACCGCAACGGTAACGTCATCAAGCAGTTCGACCCCAAACAGCGGCGCGCTATTCCGTCGGAAACGGCGTGGTTGATGCTCTACATGCTGAAAGGCGGCATCGAAGAGCCCGGCGGCACTTCACAGGCGCTGTGGGACTACGAGCTGTGGAAGAAAAACAATCAGATAGGTGGCAAAACCGGCACCACCTCCAACTACTCCGATGGCTGGTATATGGGCGTGACCAAAGACCTCGTGACCGGTGTGTGGGTGGGCGGCGAAGACCGGAGCATCCACTTTCAGGGCTCACAGCAAGGCGAAGGGGGCCGCACAGCACTGCCTATCTTTGGCAAATTCATGGAGAAAGTCTACCAAGACCAGGATCTAGGCATCACCATGGGGCCATTCCCGAAATACCCTGGCAAGATTGCGCGTAAGTATGTCTGCGTCACGGAAGCACCACGGCGTCGCGTAGAGCCAGTCGATTCCATTGTGGTGGACAATTTGCTGGAAAACCTCAATAGTGGCGCCGTAGCGGTACCGGATAGTTTATAGACAGTTAGTTCTACCGCTCACAGCCGCAGTCGAGGCACTCTTGGAGCGTAACGAACGGTACTACGCCATTGCAGCCTCCCCAAGTGAAGGGCTTACACTTTTTTTCTATCGGGTCGAAATAATAGCGCACCATGGCGGCGTTACACATGCCCTGATCAGGCACGAGCAGGCAAGCAGCGGGGAGGGCAGCCGGCTCCGGAATGTCGTTGTCTTTACGGCAGCAGGTGGCCGAAGAAAGCAGCACAGTGGCACCCAGCAGGAGTAAGGTTTTCTTCATATAGGCAGGAGCCTATTCTTCGGCTGACGGTTGCATAGGACGGCGAAATGGCTCCGGCGGAGCGCAACCAAGACCGTTAACAGCACGGCCGCAACTACCGCAGAAAGGCCCCGAAAGCGCAGCCGCTCCTGATTAATTGGGTGCCTGCCAACTAGGGCGAAGTTGGGACGGTAGTACAGCTGGCAGTTTAAAGTGCGTGAGCAGCAACAGCAGAAATACCAACGGCACTCGCAAAAGCATCCGCATCTACGCTGCTTATTCCTCCCCGTAAAACGATTCTAGGGCCGCCTTCAGATGCGGATACTCGAACGTGAAGCCTTGGCGCAACACCTTCTCGGCGCTGACGCGTTGGGAAGCCAGCACAATCTCGCTCATCTCGCCCATCATCAGGTTCAGGGCAAACTCCGGCACTTTGGGCAGCACTAACGGGCGGTGAAGTACCGAGGCCAAGGTTTCGGTGAATTCCTGGTTTGTGACCGGGTGCGGCGACACGGCGTTGTAGGTGCCCTGCCACTGCGGCTCTTCCAGCATCTGAATCAGCAACCGGCACAGGTCATCCAGGTGAATCCAGGACATAAACTGTCGGCCCGAGCCCAGCGGTGCACCCGCCATCATCTTTACAGTACGGGCCAGTGGTACCAGCGCGCCCCCTTCAGGGCTGAGCACGATGCCAATGCGCGAAATAACCGTGCGAATCCCCAGCTTGTCTACATCAAGGGCCGCTAGTTCCCATTGCCGCGATACGTCAGCCAAGAAATCATCGGCAGGAGCGGGGGGCGTTTCCTCATTTACTACCCGGTCGGCGCTGTCGCCATAAATACCAATGGCCGAGGCTGAAATAAACGTGCGGACATGGTGGTTTGGCTTGGCCAGTTCACGCGCCAGCAAAGCCGTGCCACCAAGGCGGCTGGTCATGATGTCGCGCTTGCGCTCATCTGTCCATTTCCCTTCCGATACGCTGGAGCCGGCCAGGTTAATGATATAGTCGGCGTACCGTACGGCCGCTTCATCAATCACGCCGGCACTTGGGTCCCAGCGGAAACTACGGTAGTGGCTGGTTGCAGGCTTGCGGCTGAGCAGGGCCACTTCGTAACCGGCATCAATGAGCATTTCGGCGAGGCGCGTGCCAATCATGCCGGTGC
This genomic window contains:
- a CDS encoding transglycosylase domain-containing protein gives rise to the protein MSAPKAPKTPATPRPRRPWSNRLARAFWALFVVGVGTFLLYPILVSMNFMFLFGKSPSLEELEDPKVEQPSEIYTADGVLIGKYFRENRVPVPLSKMSPLLIKALIATEDIRFYDHSGIDLTALARAATGVITGNKSGGGSTITQQLAKNLYNTRRGETRGGLGYIPVVSTLVSKTKEWLTAVELERRYTKEEILRMYFNTVEYGSKAYGVKVAAKTFYSTSPDSLTADQAAMLVGMLNNPTAYNPRFHPEAALKRRNLVLTRMGQAGFLPKAEVAGLQQQPIALKYQVEKHIDGPPTYFRGAVSQFVNAWCEKNGYDMYRDGLKIYTTIDSRMQQYAEESVQDRMQRLQKQFDNFWRNRDSNPWVDEDGKEIPNFIETQMKRTEQYKELAARYKGRPDLLEAALNAKHPTKVFTWKGDGDTTLLLSPLDSLAYYKHFLHAGMMTMDPFTGHIKAWVGGLNYRFFQYDHVKQGRRQAGSTFKPFVYLTALDNGYSPCDRIRDERVTIKYVENGKNMEWKPDNVTREYTGSNMTLRHAMARSVNSVTAQLTERVGWENVAKYAHKVGIKSPLLSVPSIGLGSGGDVSVYEMVNAYSTFVNQGFQSEPLIVTRIEDRNGNVIKQFDPKQRRAIPSETAWLMLYMLKGGIEEPGGTSQALWDYELWKKNNQIGGKTGTTSNYSDGWYMGVTKDLVTGVWVGGEDRSIHFQGSQQGEGGRTALPIFGKFMEKVYQDQDLGITMGPFPKYPGKIARKYVCVTEAPRRRVEPVDSIVVDNLLENLNSGAVAVPDSL
- a CDS encoding BPTI/Kunitz domain-containing protein — encoded protein: MKKTLLLLGATVLLSSATCCRKDNDIPEPAALPAACLLVPDQGMCNAAMVRYYFDPIEKKCKPFTWGGCNGVVPFVTLQECLDCGCER
- a CDS encoding TIGR01777 family oxidoreductase, yielding MSRKVLISGGTGMIGTRLAEMLIDAGYEVALLSRKPATSHYRSFRWDPSAGVIDEAAVRYADYIINLAGSSVSEGKWTDERKRDIMTSRLGGTALLARELAKPNHHVRTFISASAIGIYGDSADRVVNEETPPAPADDFLADVSRQWELAALDVDKLGIRTVISRIGIVLSPEGGALVPLARTVKMMAGAPLGSGRQFMSWIHLDDLCRLLIQMLEEPQWQGTYNAVSPHPVTNQEFTETLASVLHRPLVLPKVPEFALNLMMGEMSEIVLASQRVSAEKVLRQGFTFEYPHLKAALESFYGEE